In one Cloacibacillus porcorum genomic region, the following are encoded:
- a CDS encoding class I SAM-dependent methyltransferase yields MAKINYYAENLHSERLRQVYETELPRVAEYLEREIDFVRSHLKKSDCVLEIAAGYGRIMREIAPGVKSVTGIDISEKNVAYGKNYLKDVTNAELLVMDAHRLDMQERFDAILCLQNGLSSVKADDPEAFVIKMLKSLKNGGTALFSTYHAKFWEGRLAWFREQAAKGLLGELDMEKTKEGVIVCRDGFRATTHRRERLEMIGRAAGYEWQIFEVDDSSLFLVIKK; encoded by the coding sequence GTGGCGAAGATAAATTATTACGCAGAAAACCTGCATTCTGAGCGGCTGCGCCAGGTATACGAGACGGAGCTGCCGCGGGTCGCCGAATATCTGGAAAGGGAGATAGACTTCGTGCGGAGCCATCTGAAAAAGAGTGACTGCGTCCTTGAAATTGCCGCCGGATATGGCCGGATCATGAGGGAGATCGCGCCCGGTGTCAAAAGTGTGACCGGCATCGACATTTCGGAGAAAAACGTCGCCTACGGAAAAAACTATCTCAAGGATGTAACGAACGCCGAGCTTCTGGTTATGGACGCGCACCGCCTTGATATGCAGGAGCGTTTCGATGCCATATTATGTCTGCAGAACGGGCTGTCCTCCGTAAAGGCTGACGATCCGGAGGCTTTCGTCATAAAGATGCTGAAATCGCTGAAAAATGGCGGGACCGCCCTTTTCAGCACCTACCATGCGAAATTCTGGGAAGGCAGGCTGGCGTGGTTCAGGGAGCAGGCCGCCAAGGGGCTGCTCGGCGAACTGGATATGGAAAAAACGAAAGAGGGCGTCATCGTCTGCAGAGACGGCTTCCGCGCGACGACCCACCGGCGCGAAAGACTTGAAATGATCGGACGCGCAGCGGGATACGAGTGGCAAATATTTGAGGTGGACGATTCGAGCCTGTTTCTGGTGATCAAAAAATAA
- a CDS encoding YciI family protein, translating into MFMVITKYVKDIEEVDRWLPAHSAFLDRYYARKKVIFSGRRNPRTGGAILFRVDERAELDAILAEDPFRINGVTECEVCEIIPTKYDEAFAIFAERT; encoded by the coding sequence ATGTTCATGGTCATCACAAAATATGTCAAGGATATCGAAGAGGTGGACCGCTGGCTGCCGGCGCACTCCGCCTTTCTCGACAGGTATTACGCGCGTAAGAAGGTCATCTTCTCCGGACGCCGAAATCCGCGCACCGGCGGCGCGATACTTTTCAGAGTAGATGAGAGAGCCGAGCTGGATGCCATACTCGCGGAGGACCCCTTCAGAATAAACGGCGTAACGGAATGCGAGGTCTGCGAGATCATCCCGACAAAATACGACGAGGCCTTCGCCATATTCGCCGAGAGGACATAG
- a CDS encoding gluconate 5-dehydrogenase yields MNGGKLFSLEGKNAFVTGGARGLGFAMACGLAEAGAAVFFNARSEKSVAEGLTDYRRRGVEARGYPCDVTDEEAVAALFSNLCGEYGAIDILVNNAGIINRTPMTEMSAEEFRRVVDTDLTGPFIAAKAVIPLMIKRGGGKIINICGIMSEVGRETAAAYASAKGGLKMLTKNIAAEYGGCNIQCNGIGPGYMATALNESLREKMPDGTINPFDRFIRAQTPAGRWGDAAEDLAGPVVFLASKASDFVNGQILYVDGGFLSYLGRSC; encoded by the coding sequence ATGAACGGCGGAAAGCTATTCTCACTTGAGGGCAAAAACGCCTTTGTCACGGGCGGAGCGCGCGGCCTCGGCTTCGCGATGGCCTGCGGGCTCGCCGAGGCGGGCGCGGCGGTATTTTTTAACGCGAGGAGCGAAAAGTCCGTCGCCGAAGGCCTGACGGACTACCGGCGCAGGGGCGTCGAAGCACGGGGATATCCGTGCGACGTCACCGATGAAGAGGCTGTCGCGGCGCTTTTCTCCAATCTTTGCGGCGAATACGGTGCGATAGATATTCTCGTCAATAACGCCGGAATAATCAACCGCACGCCGATGACGGAGATGAGCGCGGAGGAGTTCCGCCGGGTAGTCGATACAGACCTCACAGGCCCCTTTATCGCCGCAAAGGCCGTGATCCCGCTAATGATCAAAAGGGGCGGCGGAAAGATAATCAATATCTGCGGCATCATGAGTGAAGTCGGCAGGGAGACCGCGGCGGCATATGCCTCCGCGAAGGGCGGCCTGAAGATGCTCACAAAAAATATTGCCGCGGAATATGGCGGCTGCAACATTCAGTGCAACGGCATCGGCCCCGGCTACATGGCGACCGCGCTGAACGAGTCGCTGCGAGAAAAGATGCCGGACGGTACGATAAATCCCTTCGACCGCTTCATCCGCGCCCAAACCCCCGCGGGACGCTGGGGCGACGCGGCGGAAGATCTGGCCGGACCGGTCGTCTTTCTGGCCTCCAAAGCCTCGGATTTTGTAAACGGTCAAATATTGTATGTAGACGGCGGCTTTCTGTCATACCTAGGACGAAGCTGCTGA
- a CDS encoding branched-chain amino acid ABC transporter permease codes for MELFIEQFLNGLGAGAMYALITLGLALIYGVMKILHVAHASVYTAGAYMGLYIFLSTGSVLIAVIVSMAFCSVLGVLIERYIYYPLLKYPPYVPLISSIALLIAIEEFCRLVAGPEVRTFPAALPFPSAVVCGVTISSTLMAVYCLTVIILIALWLLMTKTELGLAMRAVAQDMETAASLGVNTQRTVALTFVIGSAIAAIAGILMGIYYNQVYPMMGEVPAYKTLALIVVGGMGSVPGAVLASLLLGLGETFLIGYANIPLPRDALAFIAMIVILMWKPTGLLGKR; via the coding sequence ATGGAATTGTTTATCGAACAGTTTCTGAACGGTTTGGGAGCCGGCGCCATGTACGCTCTCATAACTCTTGGCCTCGCTCTCATTTACGGGGTCATGAAGATCCTCCACGTCGCGCATGCCTCCGTCTACACCGCCGGAGCCTACATGGGGCTCTATATCTTCCTGTCGACGGGCAGCGTGCTGATCGCGGTGATCGTGAGCATGGCTTTCTGTTCGGTCCTCGGAGTGCTCATAGAGCGTTATATCTATTACCCGCTGTTGAAATACCCGCCATATGTGCCTCTGATAAGCAGCATCGCGCTGCTCATCGCGATCGAGGAGTTCTGCCGCCTTGTCGCGGGACCCGAGGTTCGCACCTTTCCCGCCGCGCTGCCCTTCCCATCCGCGGTGGTCTGCGGTGTGACCATCTCTTCCACGCTTATGGCCGTCTACTGTCTGACGGTGATAATTCTTATCGCGTTATGGCTGCTGATGACGAAGACCGAGCTCGGACTTGCCATGAGGGCGGTCGCGCAGGATATGGAGACGGCGGCCTCGCTCGGCGTCAACACCCAGCGTACGGTGGCGCTGACCTTCGTCATCGGTTCGGCGATCGCGGCGATCGCCGGTATCCTGATGGGCATCTATTACAATCAGGTCTATCCGATGATGGGCGAGGTCCCCGCCTACAAGACGCTGGCGCTGATCGTCGTGGGGGGCATGGGCTCGGTTCCCGGAGCGGTGCTCGCCTCGCTGCTGCTCGGCCTTGGCGAGACCTTCCTCATCGGCTACGCGAATATTCCTCTGCCGCGCGACGCGCTGGCATTCATCGCAATGATAGTCATCCTCATGTGGAAGCCCACCGGGCTCCTCGGAAAACGGTAG
- a CDS encoding branched-chain amino acid ABC transporter permease — MDSYILNVATQIIIQAIAAYGLNVIVGNAGQISLGHAAFVGIGAYSAAMLTTAAGFTFWQSLPISVIIVAAVGLLCGLPSLRVREDFLAITTIGINFIVVAIFQYTPALGGALGIGGIPRARFFGTVLKAPGYFALCLAFLVLAMAVCRFFTCSWSGLSCFAVREEETAASSMGVSPVRAKLTAFVLGTALAGLSGVLYAHYMRFISADSFTFPFSVTLLSIVVAGGLGTFWGPLVGAVILGILPEVFRPLVNYRMFLYAMLLLLMIRFMPGGILGGSTMMSLKNLTAGRKGPKGGAKVE, encoded by the coding sequence ATGGACAGCTATATACTGAACGTAGCGACACAGATAATAATACAGGCGATAGCGGCCTACGGCCTTAACGTCATTGTCGGCAACGCCGGACAGATATCTCTCGGCCACGCCGCCTTCGTTGGCATCGGTGCCTATTCCGCGGCGATGCTGACCACCGCTGCCGGATTCACCTTCTGGCAGTCGCTGCCGATCTCGGTGATCATCGTCGCGGCCGTCGGCCTGCTCTGCGGCCTGCCAAGCCTGCGCGTCAGGGAGGACTTCCTCGCCATCACAACGATCGGCATCAACTTTATCGTGGTGGCGATATTCCAGTACACCCCCGCGCTGGGCGGCGCTCTTGGCATCGGCGGCATTCCCCGCGCAAGGTTCTTCGGCACCGTGCTCAAAGCTCCGGGGTATTTCGCGCTCTGCCTCGCCTTCCTTGTGCTGGCGATGGCCGTCTGCCGGTTCTTTACCTGTTCGTGGAGCGGGCTCTCCTGTTTCGCGGTGCGCGAGGAGGAGACGGCGGCCTCCAGCATGGGAGTCTCTCCCGTACGCGCCAAGCTGACGGCTTTCGTCCTCGGCACGGCGCTCGCTGGGCTCTCCGGCGTGCTCTACGCGCACTATATGCGTTTCATCAGCGCGGACTCCTTCACCTTCCCATTTTCCGTGACGCTGCTTTCGATCGTCGTCGCCGGCGGGCTCGGCACCTTCTGGGGGCCGCTGGTGGGAGCCGTCATTTTGGGAATCCTGCCGGAGGTTTTCAGACCTCTCGTCAATTACAGGATGTTCCTCTACGCCATGCTGCTCCTGCTGATGATACGCTTCATGCCGGGCGGCATCCTCGGCGGTTCTACGATGATGTCCCTGAAAAATCTGACGGCCGGCAGGAAAGGCCCGAAGGGGGGCGCCAAAGTTGAGTGA
- a CDS encoding ABC transporter ATP-binding protein, whose translation MSEVILEVKNLSINFGGLKAVDDVSFEIKRGEILGLLGPNGAGKTTCFNMISGVYKPTGGEILLNGMRTNGFPPYKMAMLGVGRTFQVVKPFSELSVLDNVIVALGMMKYGSFRLSWRFWNTAESRLRAMEILRRVGLADKAELKAALLPLGNLRKLEIARALALEPKLLLLDECFSGLRYEEIKATEELIMRIREDGVSVLFIEHNMRVAMGLSDRIVVLDHGRKLAEGLPAEISANPAVIEAYLGKGDCADVAERQ comes from the coding sequence TTGAGTGAGGTCATTCTTGAGGTCAAAAATCTGTCGATAAATTTCGGCGGCCTTAAAGCGGTCGATGATGTGAGCTTTGAAATAAAACGCGGCGAAATACTGGGCCTTTTAGGGCCCAACGGAGCCGGAAAAACAACCTGCTTCAATATGATATCCGGGGTCTATAAACCTACAGGCGGCGAGATACTTCTCAACGGCATGAGGACAAACGGATTTCCGCCGTACAAGATGGCGATGCTCGGCGTCGGACGGACCTTCCAGGTGGTGAAGCCCTTCAGCGAGCTCTCCGTCCTGGATAATGTGATCGTCGCTCTGGGAATGATGAAATACGGCAGCTTCCGCCTCTCGTGGAGATTCTGGAACACCGCGGAGAGCCGCCTGCGTGCGATGGAGATATTACGGCGGGTCGGACTGGCGGACAAGGCTGAGCTCAAGGCCGCGCTGCTGCCCCTTGGCAACCTGCGTAAGCTGGAGATCGCCAGAGCCCTCGCCCTCGAGCCGAAGCTGCTGCTTCTCGACGAATGTTTCTCCGGCCTGCGCTACGAGGAGATAAAGGCCACGGAGGAGCTGATAATGAGAATCCGTGAGGACGGCGTCTCTGTGCTGTTCATCGAGCACAACATGCGCGTGGCGATGGGCCTCTCCGACCGGATAGTGGTGCTCGACCACGGGCGCAAACTTGCGGAGGGACTGCCTGCCGAGATAAGCGCCAACCCGGCCGTTATCGAGGCATATCTTGGAAAGGGGGACTGCGCCGATGTTGCTGAGCGTCAGTGA
- a CDS encoding ABC transporter ATP-binding protein, with the protein MLLSVSDLRVAYGDIEAVHGISFEVAQGELVSIIGANGAGKTTTLRALMGLQPLRSGKIIFEGRDITSLPAHKRSALGIKIVPERARCFPQLSVYENLKMGVYGMQSKLAGKLAMIYELFPILKERGTQLANTLSGGEQQQLAIARALVSDPKLLLVDEVSMGLMPKLTEQVFEVLRSLNRDKNITILLVEQNALASLRISGRGYVLETGQINISGSSAELLADRRVREAYLGA; encoded by the coding sequence ATGTTGCTGAGCGTCAGTGACCTGCGCGTCGCCTACGGCGATATTGAGGCGGTACACGGGATAAGTTTCGAGGTCGCGCAGGGCGAGCTTGTTTCGATAATCGGCGCGAACGGCGCCGGCAAGACGACGACGCTGCGCGCGCTGATGGGGCTCCAGCCGCTGCGTTCCGGCAAAATAATCTTTGAGGGCAGGGACATCACCAGCCTGCCGGCGCACAAAAGATCGGCGCTCGGGATAAAGATCGTCCCCGAAAGGGCGCGCTGTTTCCCGCAGCTATCCGTCTACGAGAACCTCAAGATGGGTGTCTACGGGATGCAGTCAAAGCTCGCGGGAAAACTTGCGATGATCTATGAACTATTTCCCATACTAAAGGAACGTGGCACGCAGCTCGCGAACACCCTTTCGGGCGGAGAGCAGCAGCAGCTTGCGATCGCCCGCGCCCTCGTATCCGACCCGAAGCTGCTGCTTGTGGACGAGGTCTCCATGGGGCTGATGCCCAAGCTGACGGAACAGGTATTCGAGGTGCTGCGCTCGCTGAACAGAGACAAAAATATAACGATACTGCTCGTGGAACAGAACGCCCTCGCCTCCCTGCGCATCTCCGGCAGGGGATATGTGCTGGAGACGGGACAGATAAACATATCGGGTTCAAGCGCCGAACTCCTCGCCGACAGGCGGGTGAGAGAGGCGTATCTAGGCGCATAA
- a CDS encoding ABC transporter substrate-binding protein translates to MRKSFSVLIAALALALIAFTGGAMAADTIKVGMLAPLTGFAAADGFSVYESVKIAVDKVNKEGGLLGKKVELVCYDDAADPKQSVPLANKLIGQDGVVAFVAGSYSLPTRAVSTIFNDEEIPLVSAYALHPDITKGDYTFRNGFLGTVEGKGAAYTAVKLLKAKKIALIVSDNDFGTTLAQGFDEYLAKHPEAKIVSQQKYPMSEKDFKPYLSKMKAANPDVVFFSGYYFQVGPAMKQAQEMGIKVQFIGEEGADSPKTTEIAGKAAEGLIIVTNLNRDDKRKEVQEFLATYRKLHKIEPDMVGASAYDAFMLLANAIKQAKTTDGPAVAKALAATKNYDGLTGLISGFTPEGEVVKPVQIQIVKDGKFHYYGVVTDKDIVTPSK, encoded by the coding sequence ATGAGAAAAAGTTTCAGCGTTTTAATTGCGGCGCTCGCTCTTGCGCTCATCGCCTTCACCGGCGGCGCGATGGCGGCGGATACGATCAAGGTCGGCATGCTCGCCCCTCTCACCGGTTTTGCTGCGGCTGACGGATTCAGCGTCTACGAGTCCGTGAAGATCGCCGTTGACAAAGTAAACAAAGAGGGCGGACTGCTCGGCAAGAAGGTCGAACTTGTCTGCTACGACGACGCGGCCGACCCGAAGCAGTCCGTGCCGCTGGCGAACAAGCTCATCGGCCAGGACGGAGTCGTCGCCTTTGTCGCAGGCTCGTACAGCCTTCCGACAAGAGCTGTCTCCACAATATTCAACGACGAAGAGATCCCGCTCGTCTCGGCCTACGCCCTGCACCCCGATATCACAAAGGGCGACTACACCTTCCGCAACGGATTCCTCGGTACGGTAGAGGGCAAGGGCGCGGCATACACGGCGGTCAAACTCCTTAAGGCAAAAAAGATCGCCCTCATCGTCAGCGACAACGACTTCGGCACGACCCTTGCCCAGGGATTCGACGAATATCTCGCGAAGCACCCGGAGGCAAAGATAGTGTCACAGCAGAAGTACCCGATGAGCGAGAAGGATTTCAAACCCTATCTTTCCAAGATGAAGGCGGCCAATCCCGACGTGGTATTCTTCAGCGGCTACTACTTTCAGGTGGGCCCGGCGATGAAACAGGCGCAGGAGATGGGCATTAAAGTACAGTTCATCGGAGAAGAGGGCGCCGACTCCCCGAAGACCACGGAGATAGCCGGCAAGGCGGCCGAGGGACTCATCATCGTGACCAACCTCAACCGCGACGACAAACGCAAAGAGGTGCAGGAGTTCCTTGCCACGTACCGCAAGCTCCATAAGATTGAGCCCGACATGGTCGGAGCCTCGGCGTACGACGCCTTCATGCTGCTTGCGAACGCCATCAAGCAGGCCAAAACGACCGATGGTCCCGCTGTAGCCAAAGCTCTCGCGGCGACGAAAAACTACGACGGCCTCACCGGACTGATCAGCGGCTTTACCCCCGAGGGCGAAGTCGTCAAGCCGGTGCAGATACAGATAGTGAAGGACGGAAAGTTCCACTATTACGGAGTGGTAACCGATAAGGACATCGTAACGCCCAGCAAGTAG
- a CDS encoding MFS transporter — translation MDLKNNEITANNNRWKKEIFLFLISQNLSMFGSSVVGFSIIWYITLKTSSGSWITISTIAALTPQIFISLWAGVVADRYSRKMIIMLSDGFTALATLAAFAAFHAGFESLTLLIAVSFFRSIGGGFQSPAVNALYPQIVPADQLVRINGINQTLNNILLLISPAVGGFILGTMGIKWTFLIDVSTALLAIVIMAAIRVKAQPRKTAPNGSIIAELKSGVRYTLDNPLLKTITICYAVSFILITPAAFLSPLMVARNFGGEVWRLTANEIFWTAGSLLGGAYIAWRGDFHDKVAVIAVSLAGFGIIFTLMGLTKIFWVFLALDCVAGIFLPFMITAQTVLIQTNTDESYMGRVFSLLQFVSQGVMPLAILCFGPLGDLVDIRYIIIVCGLLEALWGIWFKRAAGRAQKLAS, via the coding sequence ATGGACTTAAAGAATAATGAGATAACGGCTAATAACAACAGATGGAAAAAGGAGATATTCCTCTTTCTCATCAGCCAGAACCTCTCCATGTTCGGCTCCTCCGTGGTCGGCTTCAGCATCATCTGGTATATAACGCTCAAGACCTCCTCCGGCAGCTGGATAACGATATCGACGATCGCGGCGCTGACGCCGCAGATATTTATCTCGCTGTGGGCAGGCGTTGTCGCCGACAGATACAGCCGAAAGATGATCATCATGCTTTCGGACGGATTCACGGCGCTCGCGACCCTCGCAGCCTTCGCCGCCTTTCACGCCGGTTTCGAGAGCCTGACGCTGCTTATCGCGGTCTCATTTTTCCGCTCTATCGGCGGCGGCTTTCAGTCGCCCGCGGTCAACGCCCTCTACCCACAAATAGTCCCGGCGGATCAGCTGGTGAGAATAAACGGCATCAACCAGACGCTGAACAACATACTGCTGCTGATCTCCCCCGCCGTTGGAGGCTTCATTCTCGGTACGATGGGAATAAAATGGACCTTTCTCATAGACGTTAGCACCGCCCTCCTGGCGATCGTCATTATGGCGGCGATCAGGGTAAAGGCGCAGCCACGGAAAACAGCTCCTAATGGAAGCATCATCGCTGAACTGAAGAGCGGCGTCCGCTACACGCTGGACAACCCGCTTTTGAAGACCATCACGATCTGCTACGCCGTCAGCTTCATCCTCATCACACCAGCTGCCTTTCTCTCGCCGCTTATGGTGGCGAGGAACTTTGGCGGCGAAGTCTGGCGGCTCACCGCTAATGAAATTTTCTGGACCGCCGGTTCTCTGCTCGGCGGCGCCTATATCGCCTGGAGGGGCGATTTCCACGACAAGGTGGCTGTGATCGCCGTTTCGCTCGCGGGCTTTGGCATAATTTTCACATTGATGGGGCTCACAAAAATATTCTGGGTATTCCTGGCCCTCGACTGCGTCGCGGGGATATTTCTTCCCTTTATGATCACGGCGCAGACGGTGCTGATACAGACAAACACCGACGAAAGCTACATGGGCCGCGTCTTTTCCCTCCTGCAGTTCGTATCTCAGGGCGTCATGCCGCTGGCAATCCTCTGTTTCGGACCGCTGGGCGATCTGGTTGATATCCGGTATATCATCATTGTCTGCGGTCTGCTGGAGGCGCTATGGGGAATCTGGTTCAAGCGGGCCGCCGGACGGGCCCAAAAGCTTGCCTCCTGA
- a CDS encoding Na+/H+ antiporter family protein, translating into MILTNPVVISVVVMIALCLFNLNIVLALLIAALVAGVSAGMSISDTMGTLIGGMGGNAETALAYFLLGTFAVAIGQTGIASIACKKIAKVVKGRKYILLYILVVIACMSQNLVPVHIAFIPILIPPLLLLFNELKIDRRAAACALTFGLKAPYIALPVGFGLIFHGIVSSEMGRNGMEIAKTGVFHYTWIIGLGMVAGLLIALHISYSKPRVYENKPIIGANMDMPEEKFTRTHVLAFVAIVVAFAAQLMTGSLPLGALAAIIVMILTRTIPWKDIDSTFMGGLEIMGLIAFIMLIAAGYGNVLRETKAVDELVSSVVGIVGGSRFWGAFLMLAVGLLVTLGIGTSFGTIPVIAAIYCPLAAQLGFSVGATACLIAAAAALGDAGSPASDSTLGPTSGLNADGQHNHIWDTCVPTFLHYNIPIFIAAMIGALVIY; encoded by the coding sequence ATGATTTTAACGAATCCAGTTGTTATTTCAGTTGTTGTGATGATCGCGCTATGTCTATTTAACCTTAACATTGTACTTGCCCTTCTTATCGCGGCTCTTGTTGCGGGAGTAAGCGCCGGCATGAGCATTTCCGATACGATGGGGACGCTTATCGGCGGCATGGGCGGCAACGCCGAGACCGCGCTCGCCTATTTCCTGCTCGGGACCTTCGCCGTTGCGATCGGCCAGACCGGTATCGCCTCTATCGCCTGCAAGAAGATAGCGAAGGTTGTTAAGGGACGAAAATATATCCTTCTCTATATTCTGGTCGTCATCGCCTGTATGTCGCAGAATCTGGTCCCCGTCCACATCGCGTTTATCCCGATTTTGATACCGCCGCTTCTTCTGCTCTTCAACGAGCTTAAAATAGATCGCCGCGCGGCGGCCTGTGCGCTCACCTTCGGCCTTAAGGCTCCCTATATCGCGCTTCCCGTCGGTTTTGGGCTCATCTTCCACGGAATAGTTTCCAGTGAGATGGGGCGCAATGGGATGGAGATTGCGAAGACAGGCGTCTTTCACTATACATGGATAATAGGATTAGGTATGGTCGCCGGCCTTCTTATCGCGCTCCACATCTCGTACAGCAAGCCGCGCGTCTATGAGAATAAGCCAATCATCGGCGCCAATATGGATATGCCGGAAGAGAAATTCACGCGGACACACGTACTCGCCTTTGTCGCCATCGTCGTGGCCTTCGCGGCGCAGCTCATGACAGGGTCACTGCCGCTCGGCGCTTTAGCCGCCATCATCGTCATGATCCTTACCCGCACGATTCCATGGAAGGATATCGACAGCACCTTTATGGGCGGGCTGGAGATAATGGGGCTCATCGCCTTTATTATGCTCATTGCAGCAGGCTATGGAAATGTTCTGCGCGAAACGAAAGCAGTTGACGAGCTCGTATCAAGCGTCGTCGGTATTGTCGGCGGCAGCCGCTTCTGGGGGGCGTTTCTCATGCTGGCGGTAGGCCTTCTCGTTACGCTCGGCATCGGGACATCTTTCGGGACGATCCCCGTCATTGCCGCGATATACTGCCCGCTCGCGGCACAGCTCGGCTTCTCCGTTGGCGCTACAGCCTGTCTCATCGCGGCCGCCGCGGCGCTGGGGGATGCCGGCTCTCCCGCCTCCGATTCGACCCTTGGCCCCACCTCGGGACTGAACGCCGACGGTCAGCACAACCATATATGGGACACCTGCGTGCCGACCTTCCTGCACTATAATATTCCGATATTCATCGCCGCGATGATCGGCGCGCTCGTCATATACTAA
- a CDS encoding putative hydro-lyase, with product MTLPFDVAPFYSTDPKEMRRLIRENEWVYPTSGLCHCHVQANMIVLPKEWAYDFLVFAQRNPKPCPILDITEPGQWEAKLIAPGSDVRTDIPKYRVWENGELVDEPSDVVKYWKDDLVAFLLGCSFSFEGALLEANIPIRHIDMNCNVPMYVTNIQNQPAGRLSGPMVVSMRPVKYAQVPKAVLSTGRFPAVHGAPVHIGDPVAIGIKDVSKPDFGDAVDIRDGETPVFWACGVTPQAVLMKSKPPFAITHAPGYMFIGDPKDVDYAVF from the coding sequence ATGACGCTGCCCTTTGACGTCGCACCATTTTACTCAACAGACCCGAAAGAGATGCGCCGGCTGATACGTGAAAATGAATGGGTGTATCCCACCTCCGGCCTCTGCCACTGCCACGTACAGGCGAACATGATCGTCCTGCCGAAAGAATGGGCCTATGATTTTCTGGTATTTGCCCAGCGCAACCCTAAGCCCTGCCCGATTCTGGACATCACGGAGCCGGGGCAGTGGGAGGCTAAACTGATCGCTCCCGGCTCGGACGTACGCACGGACATTCCGAAATACCGCGTCTGGGAAAACGGCGAGCTTGTCGACGAACCATCAGACGTCGTTAAATACTGGAAGGACGACCTTGTAGCTTTCCTGCTCGGCTGTTCCTTCAGCTTTGAGGGCGCGCTGCTGGAGGCGAACATCCCCATCCGCCATATCGATATGAACTGCAACGTGCCGATGTACGTCACGAACATTCAGAACCAGCCTGCGGGCCGCCTCTCCGGGCCGATGGTCGTCAGCATGCGTCCGGTCAAGTACGCTCAGGTTCCGAAGGCGGTGCTCTCGACGGGGCGGTTCCCCGCGGTGCACGGCGCGCCGGTACATATCGGCGACCCAGTGGCGATCGGCATCAAAGACGTCAGCAAGCCCGACTTCGGCGACGCGGTAGATATCCGCGACGGCGAGACGCCGGTCTTCTGGGCCTGCGGAGTAACGCCGCAGGCGGTGCTCATGAAGAGCAAACCGCCCTTCGCGATCACGCACGCCCCAGGCTATATGTTCATCGGCGACCCGAAAGACGTGGATTACGCGGTATTTTAA
- a CDS encoding LamB/YcsF family protein: protein MYKVDLNSDIGESFGAYKMGDDAAIMNAVTSANVACGFHAGDPLVMKKTLKTCAEKGVAAGAHPGYPDLVGFGRRNMKCTPDEEYADCLYQIGALKAFCEANGFRLQHVKPHGAMYNQAAKDPALAKAIAQAVKDAGEDIILMGLANSEFERAAKELGVPFAAEAFADRGYMPDGSLVPRSQPGALIHDVEAAAKRVVRMVTEGTVEAVDGTVINFRPQSICMHGDTPEAVEMAKAVRTALEAAGVKVTNLKEVVLG, encoded by the coding sequence ATGTACAAAGTAGACCTTAACAGCGATATCGGAGAGAGCTTCGGCGCCTATAAGATGGGCGACGACGCCGCGATCATGAACGCCGTGACCTCGGCGAACGTAGCCTGCGGCTTCCACGCAGGCGACCCGCTTGTGATGAAAAAGACGCTCAAGACCTGCGCCGAAAAGGGCGTCGCTGCCGGCGCGCATCCCGGTTATCCCGACCTTGTGGGCTTCGGACGGCGAAACATGAAGTGCACCCCCGATGAGGAGTATGCGGACTGTCTCTATCAGATAGGCGCGCTGAAAGCCTTCTGTGAAGCAAACGGCTTCAGACTCCAGCATGTGAAGCCGCACGGCGCGATGTACAACCAGGCCGCCAAAGACCCGGCGCTCGCGAAGGCGATCGCTCAGGCCGTTAAAGACGCCGGTGAAGATATAATCCTTATGGGGCTCGCGAACTCGGAATTTGAGCGGGCCGCGAAAGAGCTGGGAGTTCCCTTCGCGGCAGAGGCCTTCGCCGACCGCGGCTACATGCCGGACGGTTCGCTCGTGCCGCGTTCGCAGCCGGGCGCGCTGATCCACGATGTGGAGGCCGCCGCGAAGCGCGTCGTGCGCATGGTCACCGAAGGGACCGTCGAGGCGGTGGACGGCACGGTGATAAACTTCCGTCCGCAGTCGATATGTATGCACGGCGACACCCCCGAGGCCGTTGAAATGGCGAAAGCCGTCCGCACCGCGCTTGAGGCCGCGGGCGTTAAAGTTACGAACTTGAAGGAGGTCGTGCTCGGATGA